The Hymenobacter baengnokdamensis genome includes a region encoding these proteins:
- a CDS encoding MgtC/SapB family protein, protein MQSAVLVQFEFRLALALVLGAVLGIERQYHHRTAGTRTNALVALGAALFVLMAQSITHDASAPGRVAGQVITGIGFLGAGAILREGTTIVGLTTAATVWCAAGIGTLAGLGSWYEACVGTLFILTANVLLRPLDSLINRVTAPAAPAPATQDYRVRIELLPAPPAGAGPPLPTVLALLNSWHLLTLRVTETNPPLVQATLRLPTDTAPFGQLLAALAAVPGVVQVSGEPLVALATET, encoded by the coding sequence ATGCAGTCGGCTGTTTTAGTGCAATTTGAGTTTCGGCTGGCGCTGGCTTTGGTGTTGGGCGCGGTGCTGGGCATCGAGCGCCAGTACCATCATCGCACGGCCGGCACGCGCACCAATGCCCTGGTGGCGCTGGGTGCGGCGCTGTTCGTGCTCATGGCCCAGAGCATTACCCACGATGCCTCGGCTCCCGGCCGCGTGGCCGGGCAGGTTATCACGGGTATCGGGTTTTTGGGTGCCGGTGCTATTCTGCGCGAGGGCACTACCATTGTGGGCCTCACCACGGCGGCCACGGTGTGGTGCGCGGCGGGTATTGGCACGCTGGCCGGGCTGGGTAGCTGGTACGAGGCCTGCGTGGGCACGCTTTTTATCTTGACGGCCAATGTGTTGCTGCGGCCCCTCGACAGCCTCATCAACCGCGTAACGGCCCCGGCCGCCCCGGCGCCGGCAACCCAGGATTACCGCGTGCGCATCGAACTGCTGCCGGCTCCGCCCGCGGGGGCCGGCCCGCCCTTGCCGACAGTGCTCGCGCTGCTCAACAGCTGGCACCTGCTCACGCTGCGCGTGACGGAAACCAACCCGCCGCTGGTACAGGCTACCCTGCGCCTGCCCACCGATACGGCCCCGTTTGGGCAGCTGCTGGCGGCGCTGGCCGCTGTGCCGGGCGTGGTGCAGGTGAGCGGCGAGCCGCTGGTGGCACTAGCGACGGAGACATAA
- a CDS encoding Zn-dependent hydrolase has translation MKRRIFVKNASLTALGVSAVGLLESSSKNLIGDNKLKVNEQRMVSRITEFSKFGMDEKGHGYRVAFTKGDIEGRDWFIEQLKKAGLDPVIDAAGNIIGKRKGKNQALKPIAFGSHIDMVPDGGNYDGPVGSIGALEVIDVLNENKLVTEHPLEVIIFSNEEGGTIGSMAMAGALTKEGLQQKSQNGLTMAEGIKAIGGNPDTIQSCIRKKGDIHAWLELHIEQGGILEREHVQIGVVEGIVGIVHWEVTVEGFANHAGTTPMNMRQDALLASARLIIAVNEVINSVPGNQVGTIGKIAATPNAYNVIPGKVVMGLEIRDLAADKIETLFREIEKRAAAIATESKTTIRFERQANASKPALTDKKLQQVITATAQALGLSTKLMQSGAGHDSQEIAAIAPVAMIFVPSVGGISHAYKEFTTASDMTNGANVLLQTILAIDKNK, from the coding sequence ATGAAAAGAAGAATTTTTGTTAAAAATGCCTCTCTAACCGCTTTAGGCGTAAGCGCAGTTGGTCTACTGGAATCTTCTAGCAAAAATCTTATAGGGGATAACAAGCTGAAAGTAAACGAGCAGCGCATGGTAAGCCGCATTACCGAATTTTCTAAATTCGGCATGGACGAAAAAGGGCATGGCTACCGGGTTGCGTTCACCAAAGGAGATATTGAGGGAAGAGACTGGTTTATCGAGCAGCTGAAGAAGGCCGGGCTCGACCCGGTTATTGATGCAGCCGGAAATATTATCGGTAAACGCAAAGGAAAAAACCAGGCGCTTAAACCCATTGCCTTTGGTTCGCACATCGACATGGTTCCGGATGGGGGAAACTATGATGGGCCGGTAGGTTCAATCGGGGCGTTGGAAGTAATTGACGTGCTGAATGAAAATAAGCTAGTGACCGAGCATCCGCTGGAAGTAATTATTTTTTCCAATGAGGAGGGCGGCACTATTGGCAGTATGGCGATGGCGGGCGCATTAACCAAAGAGGGGTTGCAGCAAAAAAGCCAGAATGGCTTAACCATGGCAGAAGGAATTAAGGCAATTGGCGGTAACCCCGATACTATTCAATCCTGCATCCGAAAAAAGGGAGACATCCACGCCTGGCTGGAATTGCATATCGAGCAAGGGGGCATCCTGGAGCGGGAGCACGTACAGATTGGGGTAGTAGAGGGCATTGTAGGAATTGTGCACTGGGAAGTCACCGTAGAAGGTTTTGCCAACCATGCGGGTACCACCCCCATGAATATGCGGCAGGATGCCCTGCTGGCTTCGGCCAGACTCATCATTGCCGTCAATGAAGTCATCAACTCTGTACCAGGGAATCAGGTAGGTACTATTGGGAAAATCGCCGCAACGCCCAATGCCTACAATGTAATTCCGGGGAAAGTGGTAATGGGGCTGGAGATACGGGATTTAGCGGCCGATAAAATTGAGACGCTCTTTCGGGAGATAGAAAAGCGGGCAGCCGCAATAGCCACCGAAAGCAAAACGACCATCAGGTTTGAGCGGCAGGCCAACGCCTCTAAGCCAGCCCTTACGGATAAGAAATTACAGCAAGTCATCACTGCAACTGCCCAAGCCCTGGGCCTAAGTACAAAGCTTATGCAAAGCGGAGCGGGCCATGACTCACAGGAAATCGCCGCAATTGCCCCCGTGGCCATGATTTTCGTCCCGAGTGTCGGGGGCATCAGTCATGCGTACAAAGAATTTACCACAGCGTCGGACATGACCAATGGCGCTAATGTGCTTTTACAAACGATACTGGCTATCGACAAGAACAAGTAG
- a CDS encoding LytR/AlgR family response regulator transcription factor has translation MNALLIDDSRLARTELRHLLRAFPEVEVVGEARHADEARQQIRTLRPDVLFLDIHMPGQTGFDLLASLDGPAPHVIFTTAYDQYALKAFEVNALDYLLKPVSEARLAAALEKIRLLVPPTVPAHVPRPAGPTLPYLTAQDQVFVKDGERCWFVRLADIRLFEISGSATRVYFEQHQPLIPRSLQQLEARLDPKVFFRANRQQILNLHWIAGIEPWFSNTLKISLRNGPEVEVSRSQSGLFRELMSL, from the coding sequence ATGAACGCCCTGCTCATTGACGACTCGCGCCTGGCCCGTACCGAGCTGCGCCACCTGCTGCGCGCCTTTCCGGAGGTAGAAGTGGTGGGCGAAGCCCGCCACGCCGACGAGGCACGGCAACAGATTCGGACGCTGCGGCCCGATGTGCTGTTTCTCGATATTCATATGCCGGGGCAGACGGGCTTCGACCTGCTGGCTTCGCTCGATGGGCCGGCTCCGCACGTAATTTTCACGACCGCCTACGACCAGTATGCCCTCAAAGCATTTGAGGTGAATGCCCTGGATTATTTGCTGAAGCCCGTGAGCGAGGCACGCCTGGCAGCGGCCCTCGAAAAAATCAGGCTATTGGTGCCGCCGACGGTTCCGGCCCATGTGCCGCGCCCGGCCGGCCCTACTTTGCCCTACCTCACGGCCCAGGACCAGGTGTTTGTGAAAGACGGCGAGCGCTGCTGGTTTGTGCGTCTGGCTGATATCCGGCTCTTCGAAATCAGCGGCAGCGCCACGCGCGTGTATTTCGAGCAGCACCAGCCGCTGATTCCGCGCAGCCTGCAGCAGCTCGAAGCCCGCCTCGACCCCAAGGTATTCTTTCGCGCCAACCGCCAGCAAATCCTCAACCTGCACTGGATTGCCGGCATCGAGCCCTGGTTCAGCAACACCCTTAAAATAAGCCTGCGCAACGGCCCCGAGGTGGAGGTATCGCGCAGCCAGTCGGGGCTCTTCCGGGAGCTGATGAGCTTATAA
- a CDS encoding sensor histidine kinase encodes MPGILRPRLYWTLQGIGWALYGLFGGILASIFGRFSPAIIAVEIIVAATLLLFSHLLRRYLKRHGWVRLPLSALLPRLLLAHLLVTVVSITTIGLLTSLFFSLWRPTTSSQGFPWVQYIGYTLNVFFVLWGWSAIYFGLHYFDNYRSAEVDKWKLAATAREAEMRTLQAQLNPHFLFNGLNNIRALVMEDPARARAMMTHLAELLRYSMQRNGAEQVPLATELEIVENYLQLEAMQLEERLHYSLDVMPAALPALLPPMTLQLLVENAIKHGLAPRPAGGQLSVSAQLNEAGTGLLIAVRNTGTYAPQPGHPGLGVRNVQERLGLLFGSTARFAIGPDPLLPDTVLAELQLPVHHPQLLLHERPAH; translated from the coding sequence ATGCCTGGTATTCTTCGTCCTCGTCTTTACTGGACACTTCAGGGTATAGGATGGGCGCTATATGGCCTGTTCGGTGGTATTCTGGCGAGCATTTTCGGACGCTTCTCGCCGGCAATTATTGCGGTAGAAATCATTGTAGCGGCAACGCTCCTGCTGTTCAGCCACTTGCTGCGGCGCTACCTCAAGCGGCATGGCTGGGTGCGGCTGCCGCTCTCGGCGCTGCTGCCCCGGCTGCTGCTGGCGCACCTGCTGGTAACTGTGGTCAGCATCACCACCATCGGGCTGCTTACAAGCCTGTTTTTTAGCCTATGGCGGCCCACTACCAGCAGCCAGGGGTTTCCGTGGGTGCAGTACATTGGCTACACACTCAATGTGTTTTTTGTGCTCTGGGGCTGGTCGGCCATCTACTTTGGCCTGCATTATTTCGACAACTACCGCTCAGCAGAGGTCGATAAATGGAAGCTCGCCGCCACGGCCCGCGAGGCCGAGATGCGCACGCTGCAAGCCCAGCTCAACCCCCATTTTCTCTTCAATGGCCTCAACAATATCCGGGCCCTGGTGATGGAAGACCCCGCCCGCGCCCGCGCCATGATGACGCACCTGGCCGAGCTGCTGCGCTACTCCATGCAGCGCAACGGGGCCGAGCAGGTACCGCTGGCCACGGAGCTTGAAATCGTGGAGAATTACCTGCAGCTGGAAGCCATGCAGCTCGAAGAGCGCCTGCACTACTCGCTTGATGTGATGCCGGCCGCCCTGCCGGCCCTGCTGCCGCCCATGACCCTGCAGCTGCTGGTCGAGAATGCGATTAAACACGGGCTGGCGCCGCGCCCGGCCGGGGGGCAGCTCAGCGTAAGCGCCCAGCTTAATGAGGCCGGTACGGGCCTGCTTATCGCGGTGCGCAATACCGGCACCTATGCGCCACAGCCGGGCCATCCCGGCCTGGGCGTGCGCAACGTGCAGGAGCGCCTGGGGCTGCTGTTCGGCTCCACTGCGCGCTTTGCCATTGGCCCCGACCCGCTGCTGCCCGATACCGTGCTGGCCGAACTTCAGCTGCCGGTTCATCACCCTCAACTCTTGCTGCATGAACGCCCTGCTCATTGA
- a CDS encoding alpha/beta fold hydrolase has product MFTSLLSRWIFVLALLLALPATRLAAAQTAPAAHPTFEVRVVGKGQPVILIPGLTCPGAVWDETLARYQSQYQCHVISLAGFGGLAPQQPVSGHLLQDTRDQLLAYIKAQQLRRPIVIGHSLGGFLALWMAATDPTALGPLEIVDSLPFLSAIQNPAATAESARPQAELRRQQMRLGRLPLAAERQLVAGMVTDTARITQVARWGLASDPATVAQAMYDMATTDLRADLARIQQPVLVLGTWAAYKAYGATKESTRAIFTQQYAKLPTARIELSEAGRHFVMYDDTAWFFAQTDAFLKQRPVATR; this is encoded by the coding sequence ATGTTTACCTCCCTGCTTTCGCGCTGGATTTTTGTACTCGCCCTTTTGCTGGCGCTGCCGGCAACCCGCCTGGCGGCGGCCCAGACGGCCCCGGCCGCTCATCCCACGTTCGAGGTCAGGGTAGTGGGCAAGGGCCAGCCGGTTATCCTTATTCCAGGCCTCACCTGCCCCGGCGCGGTATGGGACGAAACCCTGGCCCGCTACCAAAGCCAGTACCAGTGCCATGTAATATCGCTGGCGGGCTTTGGCGGGCTGGCGCCGCAGCAGCCGGTATCCGGGCACTTGCTGCAAGATACCCGCGACCAGCTGCTGGCCTATATTAAAGCCCAGCAGCTGCGGCGGCCCATCGTCATTGGCCACAGCCTGGGCGGCTTTCTGGCCTTGTGGATGGCAGCTACTGACCCCACGGCCCTCGGTCCGCTCGAAATCGTAGATTCGCTGCCCTTCCTCTCGGCCATCCAAAACCCCGCTGCTACCGCCGAAAGTGCCCGCCCCCAGGCCGAGCTGCGGCGCCAGCAAATGCGCCTGGGCCGCCTGCCCCTGGCCGCCGAGCGCCAGCTGGTGGCCGGCATGGTCACCGACACCGCCCGCATTACGCAGGTGGCCCGCTGGGGCCTGGCCTCCGACCCCGCCACTGTGGCCCAGGCCATGTACGACATGGCCACCACCGACCTGCGGGCCGACCTGGCGCGCATTCAGCAGCCGGTGCTGGTGCTGGGCACCTGGGCGGCTTACAAGGCCTACGGCGCTACCAAAGAAAGTACGCGCGCCATCTTCACCCAGCAGTATGCCAAGCTGCCCACGGCCCGCATCGAGCTATCGGAAGCCGGCCGCCACTTCGTGATGTATGACGATACTGCCTGGTTTTTTGCTCAAACCGATGCCTTCCTCAAGCAGCGCCCGGTAGCCACCCGGTAA
- a CDS encoding gluconokinase: MKQPNIIVMGVSGCGKTTVGQLLAQRIGRPFYDGDDFHPAANVAKMAQGIPLTDEDRAGWLATLAAHLGQWEQASGAVLACSALRESYRQTLQAGAQLPLQWVFLDGDPAVLRARLTDRQGHYMKAAMLDSQLATLERPAYGLRLSIEDTPEQLVAQAITQLQLPEKPLPATTPVPPLTKTSGSLPG; this comes from the coding sequence ATGAAGCAACCAAACATCATCGTCATGGGCGTCTCGGGCTGTGGCAAGACTACCGTAGGCCAACTGCTGGCCCAGCGCATCGGCCGGCCCTTTTACGATGGCGACGACTTTCACCCGGCCGCCAACGTGGCCAAGATGGCCCAGGGCATTCCGCTCACCGACGAAGACCGGGCCGGCTGGCTCGCCACCCTGGCCGCCCACCTCGGGCAGTGGGAGCAGGCCAGCGGGGCCGTGCTGGCCTGCTCGGCCCTGCGGGAAAGCTACCGCCAAACGCTGCAAGCCGGGGCGCAGCTACCCTTGCAGTGGGTGTTTCTCGACGGTGACCCCGCCGTGCTGCGCGCCCGCCTTACCGACCGGCAGGGCCATTATATGAAAGCAGCTATGCTGGATTCGCAGCTGGCTACGCTGGAGCGGCCTGCCTACGGCCTGCGCCTCAGCATCGAGGACACGCCCGAGCAGCTGGTGGCGCAGGCGATAACCCAGCTGCAGCTACCCGAAAAACCGTTGCCGGCCACCACGCCTGTACCGCCCCTTACCAAAACGTCCGGCTCACTCCCAGGGTGA
- a CDS encoding TonB-dependent receptor family protein has translation MLLRYLLAVALGLPALRLAAQTPAASDTTTRLLPGATVVGYGQRLPLRRTAAGVGVIDNTTIERFNESSLTSAVNTLPGVRLEERATASYRISVRGSTLRSPFGVRNVKMYYFDIPLTEANGTTQLNLLDPAQLGRIEVLKGPAGSVYGAGTGGVIRLENRRPQPGTSQAQAGYSAGSFGLQRFTATAEASGKGSDYWRAQYAHQSLDGYRQHSALRREVFAVDGEVSPSARQTLSLHALYTDINYQLPGGLTRAELERDPRQARPSTPAGPGTVAQQAYYASQTGLLGATHEYKFSDGWSTTTTLYGRASSIQTPYLVDWERDAKLEGGGRVALSYRGTLAGHTLRVQGGGEFQASFTDSRSYLNVGGAPTTLRYDDEITTRTGFAFAQADYELPAGLLLTAGASYNRLRYQIARVSSAATNPSGYVVTQDFRPQVSPRVALLKELTSEISVYASVSTGFSPPTEAELRPSDGTISQGLQAERGTSYEAGGRGTLLHQRLMVDVALFDLELANTIVSRSDAQGVQLFANSGTTHQRGAEVALSGYLWQPAPAALNSGNVPTAGNSLRAWTSYAYNHFRFGTYESATGQNYGGNQLTGTAPHTLSAGLDFTLQPGFYLSPTVSHQSTLPLNDANTDYAAGYWIFGSRAGWRHALFTKLNVDIYGGLDNIANTRYSLGNDLNAFGGRYFQPAPGRNYYAGALVAWRW, from the coding sequence ATGCTGCTTCGCTACTTATTGGCGGTGGCGCTGGGTTTGCCGGCTTTACGCCTGGCCGCCCAGACCCCGGCCGCTTCTGATACCACTACCCGTCTTTTGCCTGGCGCCACGGTGGTAGGCTACGGCCAGCGGCTGCCGCTACGCCGCACGGCCGCCGGCGTGGGGGTTATCGACAATACCACTATTGAGCGCTTTAATGAAAGCTCGCTGACTTCGGCCGTGAATACGCTGCCGGGCGTGCGCCTCGAAGAGCGGGCCACGGCCAGCTACCGTATCAGCGTGCGGGGCAGCACGCTGCGCTCGCCATTTGGGGTACGCAATGTCAAAATGTATTACTTCGATATTCCCCTCACGGAAGCCAACGGCACCACCCAGCTCAATCTGCTTGACCCAGCCCAGCTAGGCCGCATTGAGGTGCTGAAGGGGCCGGCGGGCAGTGTATACGGGGCGGGCACGGGCGGCGTGATACGCCTCGAAAACCGCCGGCCGCAGCCGGGCACCAGCCAGGCCCAGGCGGGCTACTCGGCGGGCTCGTTTGGCTTGCAGCGCTTCACGGCCACGGCCGAAGCCAGCGGCAAGGGCAGCGACTACTGGCGCGCCCAGTATGCGCACCAGAGCCTCGACGGCTACCGCCAGCACAGTGCCCTGCGCCGCGAGGTCTTTGCCGTGGATGGTGAAGTAAGCCCTTCGGCCAGGCAGACCTTATCCTTACATGCGCTTTATACCGATATCAATTACCAGCTGCCCGGCGGTCTCACCCGCGCCGAGCTGGAGCGCGACCCACGCCAGGCGCGGCCCAGTACGCCGGCCGGGCCGGGCACGGTGGCACAGCAGGCTTATTATGCTTCGCAAACCGGCTTGCTCGGGGCCACGCACGAATATAAATTTTCGGATGGCTGGAGTACAACGACTACCCTCTACGGCCGGGCCAGCAGCATTCAAACTCCCTATCTGGTTGATTGGGAGCGCGATGCTAAGCTGGAAGGCGGCGGCCGCGTGGCCCTTAGCTACCGGGGCACCCTGGCCGGGCACACGCTGCGGGTGCAGGGCGGCGGTGAGTTTCAGGCTTCTTTTACCGACTCGCGCAGCTACCTCAACGTGGGCGGCGCCCCCACTACCCTGCGCTATGACGACGAGATAACGACGCGCACGGGCTTCGCTTTTGCGCAGGCCGACTACGAGCTGCCGGCCGGACTGCTCCTCACGGCCGGGGCCAGCTACAACCGCCTGCGCTACCAGATTGCCCGTGTGTCGTCGGCCGCCACCAATCCGAGCGGCTACGTGGTAACCCAGGATTTTCGGCCCCAGGTGTCGCCGCGCGTGGCGCTGCTGAAAGAGCTAACTTCCGAAATTTCGGTCTATGCCAGCGTGAGCACAGGCTTTTCGCCGCCTACCGAGGCTGAGCTGCGGCCTTCCGATGGCACCATCAGCCAGGGCTTGCAGGCCGAGCGGGGCACCAGCTACGAGGCAGGCGGCCGGGGCACGCTGCTGCACCAGCGCCTGATGGTTGACGTGGCCCTGTTCGACCTCGAATTAGCCAACACCATCGTCTCGCGCTCCGATGCCCAGGGCGTACAGCTGTTTGCCAACTCGGGCACCACGCACCAGCGCGGGGCCGAAGTGGCCCTGAGCGGCTACCTCTGGCAGCCGGCGCCAGCTGCGCTGAACTCCGGCAACGTGCCAACGGCTGGCAACAGCCTGCGCGCCTGGACCAGCTACGCCTACAATCACTTCCGCTTCGGCACTTATGAGTCGGCCACGGGGCAGAACTACGGCGGCAACCAGCTTACGGGCACCGCGCCGCACACGCTCAGCGCGGGGCTCGACTTTACGCTGCAGCCAGGCTTTTACTTGAGCCCGACGGTCAGCCACCAGTCGACGCTCCCCCTCAACGATGCCAACACCGATTACGCAGCTGGCTACTGGATTTTTGGCAGCCGCGCCGGGTGGCGGCACGCGCTGTTCACAAAGCTGAACGTAGATATATACGGCGGCCTCGATAATATAGCAAATACACGATATAGCCTGGGCAACGACCTCAATGCGTTTGGCGGGCGCTACTTTCAGCCGGCGCCGGGGCGCAACTACTACGCCGGCGCGCTGGTGGCATGGCGCTGGTAG
- a CDS encoding chloride channel protein, whose translation MRHPELAHVGIPIAPSLDSTLADDGVRPRVAPDKQRLVRISALAVVVAITISVLARGLVYLINLVTNLVFHGEASIAYHSPADNHLGLWVIAMPALGGLVVGLMAIYGSKAIRGHGIPEAMEQILTNQSRIKPSIMYLKPLSAAVSIGTGGPFGAEGPIIATGGALGSTLGQLINITHHERKVLLAAGATAGMSAIFGTPIAAVFLAIELLLFEFSPRSLLPVALACITGAAGHHLLFEQGPVFAMPALAAPSNGALATYSAIGLLVGLASVIITKIVYFVEDLFEELPIHWAWWPALGGLAVGIIGYFAPHTLGVGYENISAVLSGNAPLSLLLALCFLKFASWAISLGSGTSGGTLAPLLTIGGATGALLGVAIRHFFPASDIVLPLAALVGMAAMFAGASRALLTSIVFAVESTGQAQALLPLLGACTGAYLVSFLLMGNTIMTEKIARRGVKTPVDYEPDLLDKMNVERVLQGNMLAISTDNTIGEVREWSEREPERTTPHLVTVNPDGTFAGIVSLVTLAGWHSDDNAPISTLLQPRTAAVLATDSLRTAVERMARENVDVLPVVSSGTLPQVSGIISYRDILAAYKNRLEDDDKRAPHILLKRKSLRVLLRGQALFQKQRTEA comes from the coding sequence ATGAGACACCCTGAATTAGCCCACGTCGGCATTCCCATTGCGCCTTCCCTCGATTCTACCCTGGCCGACGACGGCGTGCGGCCGCGCGTTGCGCCCGACAAGCAGCGATTGGTACGGATTTCGGCGCTGGCGGTAGTAGTTGCTATCACTATCAGCGTACTGGCGCGGGGCCTGGTTTACTTGATAAATCTCGTAACCAACCTGGTTTTTCACGGCGAAGCTTCTATTGCCTATCACAGTCCGGCCGATAACCATCTCGGCCTGTGGGTAATCGCCATGCCGGCCTTGGGCGGACTGGTAGTTGGCCTGATGGCCATCTATGGCTCCAAAGCCATTCGGGGCCACGGCATTCCAGAGGCTATGGAGCAGATACTGACCAACCAGAGCCGGATAAAGCCTTCCATCATGTACCTCAAGCCGTTGTCGGCAGCGGTGTCCATTGGCACGGGCGGCCCGTTTGGGGCTGAGGGGCCGATTATCGCCACGGGCGGCGCGCTGGGCTCCACGCTGGGCCAGCTCATCAATATTACGCACCACGAGCGCAAGGTACTGCTGGCGGCGGGCGCTACGGCGGGCATGTCGGCTATTTTTGGCACCCCCATCGCGGCCGTTTTTCTGGCTATTGAGCTGCTGCTGTTTGAGTTTTCGCCTCGCTCGCTGCTGCCGGTAGCGCTGGCCTGCATTACCGGCGCGGCCGGCCACCACCTGCTTTTCGAGCAAGGGCCTGTGTTTGCCATGCCCGCCCTGGCGGCTCCCAGCAACGGCGCGCTGGCTACCTACAGTGCCATTGGCCTGCTGGTCGGCCTGGCTTCAGTTATCATTACCAAGATAGTATATTTTGTCGAGGACTTATTTGAAGAGCTGCCCATTCACTGGGCCTGGTGGCCGGCGCTGGGCGGCCTGGCAGTGGGCATCATCGGCTATTTTGCCCCGCACACCCTGGGCGTAGGCTACGAAAATATCTCGGCGGTCTTGTCGGGCAATGCGCCGCTGAGCTTGCTGCTGGCCTTGTGCTTTCTCAAGTTTGCCTCGTGGGCCATCTCGCTGGGCAGCGGCACCTCGGGCGGTACGCTGGCCCCGCTCTTAACCATTGGCGGGGCTACGGGGGCGTTGCTGGGCGTGGCTATCCGCCACTTTTTTCCGGCCTCCGATATTGTGCTGCCGCTGGCGGCGCTGGTGGGCATGGCCGCCATGTTTGCGGGGGCATCGCGGGCGCTACTTACTTCCATCGTGTTTGCCGTGGAGTCGACGGGGCAGGCGCAGGCCCTGCTGCCGCTGCTGGGCGCGTGCACGGGCGCCTACCTGGTGTCTTTTCTGCTGATGGGCAATACCATTATGACCGAGAAAATAGCGCGCCGGGGCGTTAAAACACCCGTGGACTACGAGCCCGACCTGCTCGACAAAATGAATGTGGAGCGGGTTTTACAAGGCAATATGCTCGCTATCAGCACCGACAATACTATTGGCGAGGTGCGCGAATGGAGCGAGCGTGAGCCCGAGCGCACCACGCCGCACCTGGTTACGGTGAACCCCGACGGCACTTTTGCCGGCATTGTGAGCCTCGTCACGCTGGCCGGCTGGCACTCCGACGACAACGCGCCTATCAGCACGCTGCTGCAGCCACGCACGGCCGCCGTGCTGGCCACCGACTCGCTGCGCACGGCCGTCGAGCGCATGGCCCGCGAAAACGTGGATGTGCTGCCGGTGGTATCGAGCGGCACCCTGCCGCAGGTGAGCGGCATTATCTCGTACCGCGACATTCTGGCGGCCTATAAAAACCGCCTCGAAGACGATGATAAAAGAGCGCCGCACATCCTGCTCAAGCGCAAGAGCCTGCGCGTGCTGCTGCGCGGCCAGGCCCTGTTCCAGAAGCAGCGCACGGAAGCATAG
- a CDS encoding XdhC family protein, giving the protein MTELQRLFLAYDQHHAAGRPCALATVVEVVGSAYRRPGARMLVTEDGELTGAISGGCLEGDARQRARRALAKGEPALVTYDTRDEDDPRHGLGPGCQGVVRILIEPLDFHDIQNPLEILRDFARHPAPAVLATVFETDASGLKAAVGQRVLLADTGVVRGTPLLAAPLAEAARATLAQGQSRVLDLATDAGPVRALLEVLTPPLRLVVYGAGNDAQPLVHLAASLGWHIVVVDGRPNLATPARFPEAAAVRLVPVRELEAATPDPQAYHVLLSHNYAYDLAALQTLLASPAPYIGLLGPRLKAQRLLDELSDAPATQVAQLQQRLHSPIGLDLGSETPEEIALAIVAEIQARHSGRQGRPLRERAGTVHKPAVSA; this is encoded by the coding sequence ATGACCGAGCTCCAACGCCTGTTCCTCGCCTACGACCAGCACCACGCGGCCGGCCGGCCCTGCGCCCTTGCTACGGTAGTGGAGGTAGTAGGCTCGGCCTACCGCCGGCCCGGCGCGCGCATGCTCGTGACCGAAGACGGCGAGCTGACCGGGGCCATCAGCGGCGGCTGCCTCGAGGGCGATGCCCGCCAGCGGGCGCGGCGGGCACTGGCCAAGGGCGAGCCGGCGCTGGTAACCTACGATACCCGCGACGAGGACGACCCGCGCCACGGCCTTGGCCCCGGCTGCCAAGGGGTAGTGCGCATTCTTATCGAACCATTAGACTTTCACGATATTCAGAATCCGCTGGAAATCCTGCGCGATTTTGCCCGGCACCCCGCGCCGGCCGTGCTGGCCACCGTATTTGAAACCGACGCCAGCGGCCTGAAAGCCGCCGTGGGCCAGCGCGTGCTGCTCGCCGACACGGGCGTGGTGCGGGGTACGCCGCTGCTGGCCGCCCCGCTGGCCGAAGCCGCCCGCGCCACGCTGGCCCAGGGCCAGTCGCGGGTACTCGACCTGGCTACTGATGCCGGGCCGGTGCGGGCCTTGCTCGAAGTACTGACGCCGCCGTTGCGCCTGGTAGTGTACGGCGCCGGCAACGATGCCCAGCCGCTGGTGCACCTGGCAGCTTCGCTCGGCTGGCATATTGTAGTGGTCGATGGCCGGCCCAATCTGGCTACTCCGGCCCGCTTCCCCGAAGCAGCGGCGGTGCGCCTTGTGCCCGTGCGTGAGTTGGAGGCCGCCACACCCGACCCGCAGGCCTACCACGTGCTGCTTAGCCACAACTACGCCTACGACCTGGCTGCCCTGCAAACCCTGCTGGCTTCGCCCGCGCCTTATATCGGCCTGCTGGGCCCGCGCCTGAAAGCCCAGCGGCTGCTCGATGAGCTTTCAGACGCTCCCGCTACGCAGGTTGCACAGCTACAGCAGCGCCTGCACAGTCCCATTGGCCTCGATTTGGGCAGCGAAACGCCCGAGGAGATTGCGCTGGCCATCGTGGCCGAAATTCAGGCGCGGCACAGCGGACGGCAGGGCCGGCCCTTGCGCGAGCGGGCCGGTACCGTACACAAGCCGGCCGTAAGTGCCTGA